ATTTAAAATCAGAATTTTCTAGACGAATAATTAGAAAAAAAATACCACTTACAAAGGATGACTTTGGCTTTATTCCACACGCTTTTAAAAAGGAAACCAAACAGACACTCGATAATTGCAGGGATGATTTTGCAATAAATTATACTTTTTTAAATAAAAAGAAAATAAAGGAAACGGTCGGAAATTTAGCTGCAGAATTTTCAAAAATTATACTTCAACGAAGAACCTATTTAAACGCTCAAAACAATTAATATATTTTATTTAATGCCATTTTCTTATAATTATCAAAAAATAAACGAGGATAAATAATTAAATGGCAGAATCTAAAACTAACAGTTTACAAAAAAACATTATCTTATCTATTTGTTTTACAATTTTTTTACTTCTAACGACATATATTTTTATTTATGCTATAGAAGTTTTTTTAGTGACCTTTGCTGGCATTTTATTCGCAATTTTCTTAAGAACGATCAGCAATTTCTTGCATAGAAGATTTAATTTTCCCGATAAATTTAGCGTAGCGATCGCATTAGTTTTATTTACAGGCTTTATTACCTTATCTGTTGTTATCTCATTACCCATTATAACAGAACAATTTAGCCAGCTGATGCAGCAATTACCAACTGCTTGGACTAAGCTACAAGATTTATTAAAATCTTACTTAAATCTAAATTCCATTCCTTTAGTACAAAATTTTACTGCAGAGCAATTATTTTCCATTAACAAAGACATTTTATCGAGCGTAACCAATATATTTTCTAATACCTTTGGTGCCATAGGCACATTTTTATTCTTTATATTACTAGGGGTTTATTTCTCCTTTAATCCAAATGTTTATGTCGACGGAACAATTAAATTGCTTCCTCCTACTAAAAGAGCTAAAGCCAAAGATTGGTTGCATAAGATGACTATGACTCTAAGATGGTGGCTTATTGGTAAAATTATCACAATGGCAATAGTTGGTGTTTTAACCTCTATTGGATTATGGCTCTTAAATGTACCTTTAGCATTTATATTAGGCTTTTTAGCTGCTATGCTAACCTTTATACCTAATATTGGTCCTTTAATTGCAGCAATCCCCGCCATCTTAATTGGTTTTGCTCAAGGATCAACTATTGGTATCTATGTTATTATATTGTACAGTATTATATTCTCGCTCGAAGGTTACTGGATGACTCCTGTTATACAAGAAAAGACAGTTTCTTTACCTTCAGCCTTCACATTAACAGCACAATTATTAATGGGATTACTTACTGGAGTATTAGGACTTGCCTTAGCCATCCCTTTACTTGTCGTTGTAGTGGGATTGGTACAAAGCTTATACATTGAAGATTATTTAGGGGATGAAATAGAACAAAAGCCCCAGAGTAATTTCTGAGGCTTTTTTCAAAGATAGATTAAGCAGCTTTTTCTCTAGAAGATGCAATATCAGTAGCACCTTCTTGCTCTAAAATATCAGAAGCTCTGCTTAAACTTTCACTGTCGTTAGTATGAACGCTAATTAAAATGTTGCCAGCTTTTAGACCAGCTTCAAATTTTTTAGCTTCATACTCAGGTATTCCAGCTCCTATTAAGGAACCAACTAATAAACCAAGCCCACCCCCAATGCCTGATCCACTAAGAGCACCTAAAAGTGGACCTGCTGCAATAAAAGGCCCAAGGCCTGGGATGGCAAGAGCGCCTATACCTGCCAATAGTCCTAAAGAACCCCCCAAAATCCCCCCAGCTAAGGCTCCGGTTAAACCACCTTCTGGAGCTTTGGTGTGTTTTTCAGTTCCTAGGTTTCCTACCACTTTTCCGTGAGGCTTTTTTATTTCTCTTTCCTCAACAATTGTTGATCCTTTGTCAACAAATTCTGTTTCCAATACTTTATTTTTATCAGGATAAAGTAGTGAAATATCTTCATTTGCAAATCCAGCAGATAGTAATCGACTTACTATTCTTTCTGCTTGTTGCTCACTCGATGCTAAACCAAAAACTGCTTTTTTCATAAAAGTCTCCTTATTAATGTTTACGTGTAACTTCTAAAAAGTTATCCACTTTTTTAACACCTGGAACTTTAGAAATTTTATCTAGTATGATAGATATTTCTTTTTGATCAACAACTGGACCTCTTAACACGACTACACCATTTTGAGTAATAACTTTAATATTCTTAGCATCCATAGATAATTGATTATCATCTACTAATGCTTTTCGAATATCTTGAGTTATCTTTAAATCAGCGCTAGATTCTGATTGATCAAAAGGTGTTTTTGCATCTGCATTGCGATCTCTAACATTTATTCCAGTATTATCAACATCATAAGAACTACTTTTATCAACATTACTTTTCTCAGATGAATAGTTCATTCTTTTGTCTATTTCTCTATCTTTTAAAAAAGGTGCTGGGCTTTTGTTTATTCCAGTTTCTTGGGCTGATAAACCGCTTTTATTGAATAAATTTACGTCGGCGCGCTCTCTACTTCCATTAAAAGAATCTTGTTGGATAGAACTTCTTTCTCTTGATCTTAAAGAAGGATCTTCCATACTTTGATTACTATAATTACTGCGCTGGCTTTGATTTAGTCTGCCTTGATTTACTGCGTCTTGATTAAAATATCCCCGTCCTCTTTCACGGTCTAATTCTCTACGAGGTTCCATTGATCTTGGGCTATTCTGATCAAGAGTGTCTTGATTAAAATACCCACGGCTTCTCTCTTGCTCTA
This DNA window, taken from Candidatus Rubidus massiliensis, encodes the following:
- a CDS encoding pheromone autoinducer 2 transporter, whose product is MAESKTNSLQKNIILSICFTIFLLLTTYIFIYAIEVFLVTFAGILFAIFLRTISNFLHRRFNFPDKFSVAIALVLFTGFITLSVVISLPIITEQFSQLMQQLPTAWTKLQDLLKSYLNLNSIPLVQNFTAEQLFSINKDILSSVTNIFSNTFGAIGTFLFFILLGVYFSFNPNVYVDGTIKLLPPTKRAKAKDWLHKMTMTLRWWLIGKIITMAIVGVLTSIGLWLLNVPLAFILGFLAAMLTFIPNIGPLIAAIPAILIGFAQGSTIGIYVIILYSIIFSLEGYWMTPVIQEKTVSLPSAFTLTAQLLMGLLTGVLGLALAIPLLVVVVGLVQSLYIEDYLGDEIEQKPQSNF
- a CDS encoding outer membrane lipoprotein encodes the protein MRKFLYLSAIPFLLFSCERADNTKKMPPHTQNYTDQKVEQNKLPADQSKVNDLRVNESQKTRLEQERSRGYFNQDTLDQNSPRSMEPRRELDRERGRGYFNQDAVNQGRLNQSQRSNYSNQSMEDPSLRSRERSSIQQDSFNGSRERADVNLFNKSGLSAQETGINKSPAPFLKDREIDKRMNYSSEKSNVDKSSSYDVDNTGINVRDRNADAKTPFDQSESSADLKITQDIRKALVDDNQLSMDAKNIKVITQNGVVVLRGPVVDQKEISIILDKISKVPGVKKVDNFLEVTRKH